The following proteins are encoded in a genomic region of Gossypium hirsutum isolate 1008001.06 chromosome D05, Gossypium_hirsutum_v2.1, whole genome shotgun sequence:
- the LOC107903951 gene encoding putative receptor-like protein kinase At4g00960 has translation MFKTKNFFQNLIKPFRSNSSNGGENEEDLEKIAQKEQKNFLFETLVAATKDFHPHHKLGEGGFGPVYRGKLDDGREIAVKKLSQYSNQGKKEFENEAKLLARVQHRNVVNLLGYCIHGNEKLLVYEYVANQSLDKFLFKSNRNVELDWKRRYEIITGIARGLLYLHEDSHNRIIHRDIKASNILLDDKWVPKIADFGMARLFPEGESNVNTRVAGTNGYMAPEYVMHGQLSVKADVFSFGVLVLELISGQKNSSFNLNVDAQNLLDWAYKLYKKGKGLEIMDAAIVPSAPPEQVSCCIQIGLLCVQSDPKSRPDMHRVVIMLSKKPGHLDEPMRPGIAGNRYRRSGPRPGSSSTAGASGFSDSHTSKSTFNINTNTASASAFASASTLASSSKSDPLGKRPMKS, from the exons ATGTTCAAAACCAAGAATTTCTTTCAAAATCTAATCAAACCTTTCAGGTCCAACTCAAGCAATG GTGGGGAAAATGAAGAGGATTTGGAGAAAATAGctcaaaaagaacaaaagaacTTCCTTTTCGAGACTTTAGTTGCTGCTACAAAAGATTTCCACCCTCACCACAAGCTCGGTGAAGGGGGTTTTGGACCTGTTTATAGG GGTAAGTTAGATGATGGAAGGGAAATTGCAGTGAAGAAGCTATCTCAATACTCGAATCAGGGGAAAAAGGAATTTGAGAACGAGGCTAAGTTGCTAGCACGTGTACAGCACCGCAATGTTGTGAATCTGTTGGGCTACTGCATACATGGCAACGAAAAGCTTTTGGTGTATGAGTATGTCGCTAATCAGAGTCTTGACAAGTTTCTCTTCA AATCGAATAGAAACGTGGAGCTTGACTGGAAGCGAAGGTATGAAATAATTACAGGCATCGCACGAGGTTTGCTTTACCTCCACGAAGACTCACACAATCGCATCATTCATCGGGATATCAAGGCAAGCAATATTTTACTTGATGATAAATGGGTCCCTAAAATTGCTGATTTTGGTATGGCTCGTCTCTTTCCCGAGGGTGAATCAAATGTCAACACCCGTGTAGCTGGTACTAA TGGATATATGGCACCGGAGTATGTCATGCATGGACAACTATCAGTGAAGGCAGATGTGTTCAGTTTCGGAGTTTTGGTTCTGGAGCTGATCAGTGGCCAGAAAAACTCATCCTTCAATTTAAATGTGGATGCTCAAAATCTACTTGATTGG GCATACAAGCTTTACAAAAAAGGGAAGGGCTTGGAGATTATGGATGCTGCCATAGTGCCATCAGCACCCCCGGAGCAAGTAAGTTGCTGCATCCAAATAGGGTTACTATGTGTGCAAAGCGATCCCAAGTCACGACCTGACATGCACCGGGTTGTTATTATGCTGTCAAAGAAACCTGGACATCTAGATGAGCCAATGAGACCTGGAATTGCGGGTAACCGATACAGGAGATCAGGCCCTCGTCCTGGATCCTCATCGACTGCTGGAGCTTCTGGTTTTTCAGATTCTCATACTTCTAAATCAACCTTTAATATTAATACTAATACTGCATCTGCATCTGCATTTGCTTCAGCATCAACTCTTGCAAGCTCCTCAAAATCTGACCCCCTTGGGAAGCGCCCCATGAAGAGTTAG